GAACAGGGGATGCTGCTCTTCCCCGGTCGGACGGTTGATCCAGGTCTGCAGGCCGTATTGCGGGCTTGCCGGGCTCGGCGTCCGCATCAGTTCCACCCAGCGGCGGGGCAGGATCTGCGTGCCCCGATAGGATCCGCCGGTACGCAGAAATTCGCCGAAACGCGCCCAGTCCCGTGCGGTCGCGTGGATCAGGCTGCCACCGATGAGCGTGCCCGATGCATCGTATTCGGGAACGACCGAGGTCATGCCGAGCGGTTCGAACAGCCGTTCCTTGAGATAGCGATCGACCGCCTGCCGCCGCACATCGGGATCGTTACTGTCGGTCAGCGCGCGCGCGGCGATGTCCGCCAGGATCACGGTCGTGTTGCTGGAGTATTCGAACTTCTCGCCCGGCTCCGCCTCCAGCGGCTGCTCCTCCGCCCAGGCGGCCATGTCGTCGCGCCCGTCGAGGAACAGCATCCGGACCTCGGACGAATCGTACGGCGGATCGCCCGCCTCGGTGTGGCGCAGGCCGGACCGCATCTGCAGCAGCTGGCGCAGGGTGATTTCGCCGCGCGGGTCGCCCGATTGCTGCCACGCCGGAACGGGCGCCCGGTCGTCCAGATTGAGGCGCCCGTCCGAAACCAGCAGTCCGATCAGCGCTGCCGTGATGGTCTTGGACATGGACCAGCCGATGAAGCGGGTGTCCGGTCCGTAACCGGGTGCATATCGCTCCGCCGCGATCTCGCCCGCGTGATAGACGACCACCGCGCGCGTTTCGCCCAGCGCGTCTTCCATCGCGAACAGGTCGTCGACCTGCCGAGCGAGCTGGTCACGTGCGGCACCCGGATCCTGCGACACCGCCTCGAGCGCCTCGGGGGTCAGGGGGTCCGGCTCGGGATCCTGCCCACCACACGCGGCGAGGGCTGGCAGCGACAGGAGCAAGGCGATAGGGAGTCGCGAAATCATGGCAGGTCAGTCGCCGAAGGGGTCCCGAAATTCAATGCGTAAATCCGGAACAGCGCGCGGCACGTCACGATGGAAAGCATGGCGCTGGGTCGCGCTGGCCGTCCTCGCGGTGCTTGCCGCCGCCTTCTATTTCAATCGCACCATGATCTACGGCAATGCGGAGGCGGGCACCGCCTATGCCGCCCGCGTGGCCTGTTCGTGCCGCTATGTCGCGGACCGGTCGCTGGAGGACTGCGCCAAGGACAAGCTGGCGGGCATGGAACTGGTCACCCTCTCCGACGACGACGAGACGAAGACGGTCACGGCCCGTTTCCCGCTGATCGCGACCAGCCGCGCGACCTTGCGCGACGGATACGGATGCGTGCTGGAGGAGTGGGAAGGCTAGGCCGCTGGCTCGGTCGTGTCGATCCAGCCGCCGCCCAGAACCCTCTCCCCGGCGTAGATGACCGCCGCCTGGCCGGGCGCCACGCCGTATTCCGGCTGCTCGAACCGCAAGGTGACTGCCGCGTTATCGCCGAGCGGACCGTCGAGCACGACCGGGACAGGCTTCGCCAGCGAACGGACCTTGGCCGTCAGCGGCGCGTCCGGAAGCGGACCGATGCGGTTGGTCTCCACGATCCGCGCGGCCCGGGTCGCGAGCATCGCCTTGGGGCCGACGCGAACTTCGGCGCTCGTCGCATCGAGCTCGACGACATAGAGCGGTTCGGGCTGGCCCCCGATTTCGAGCCCGCGCCGCTGGCCGACCGTGTAATGGATGACGCCGCGATGATCGCCCAGATGCTCGCCCGTTTGCGCATGGACGATCCGCCCCGCGCGGCCGCCTTCCGGGCGAAGCGACTTCACGATCTTGGCGTAATCGCCGTCGGGCACGAAACAGATGTCCTGGCTGTCGGGCTTGGCCGCGTTGCGCAGGCCTGCATCGCCGGCAAGGTCGCGCACCTGGGACTTGGGCAGTCCACCCAGCGGGAAGCGCAGATAGGCGAGCTGGTCTTCGGTCGTGGCGTAGAGGAAATAGCTCTGGTCGCGTGCGGGATCGTGGGCGCGGTGCAGTTCCGGTCCCACGGGACCCATCACCCGCCGCACGTAATGCCCGGTCGCAAGGCAATCCGCGCCCAGCTCGCGCGCCATGGCGAACAGGTCCGTGAACTTGGGTCCCATGTTGCAGCGGATGCAGGGCACCGGGGTGCGTCCGGCAAGGTAATCGTCGGCGAACTGCTCGACCACGTCCTCGCGAAAGGCACTTTCGTGATCGAAGACATAGTGCGCAAAGCCCAACCGGTCGGCGACGGCGCGGGCATCCGCGATGTCGTCCCCGGCGCAGCAGGCGCCCTTGCGCCCGGTCGCGGCACCGTAATCGTAGAGCTGGAGCGTGATGCCGATGACCTTCGCACCGCTGGCCACGGCCAGTGCCGCGACGACGGAACTGTCGACACCGCCCGACATGGCGACGACGATCGTGCTGTCCGCGGCGGGCCTGGGCAGGTCGAACAGGCGCTCCGCGTCCTGCGCGGTCAGGGTGTCCAGAATGTCGGGCATGACTGCGTCCATACAGGAGGCGGCCCCGCCTTTCCATCCCCGATCCGCGGCACCTTCCGTAATCCTAATCGCCGGTAAATCGGTGATTTACGCGATCTTGACCATGTTCTTCTACACCGGCCCGCATGTTCGAGAATCCTACCTTCGACACCGGTCAGGCGACCGACCGCGACTCGTCGGGTTTGCGCGCGTTGACTTGGCTCGACCTCGCGGCGCGATTTGCAGCCATCAGGGAGTTGCGCAGCACTCTGGCGCGCCATCGGCATGGCCATGCCGGAAGCTTCGCGCGGCTCGCGGGGCAGGACAAAAGGTGTGACGAACGGTCTGTTAACCACGTCGATTTAGGTCACGGCAAAGCCGATCGCGCAAAGCCTTCCGGAGACGAAGGCGCACCCCACTGCGTCGAACCCGGCCACAGAGGCGCATGATGATCGAGAACCAGAATATCCGACCCGACCAGGTCATCGGGCCGCTTGGCGAGCCGCTGACGCTTGCCGATCTGCCGTCGCCCAAGACGCGTCGCTGGGTCGTGCGCCGCAAGGCCGAAGTCGTCGCCGCCGTGAATGGCGGGCTGTTGACGATCGACGAGGTGCTGGAGCGCTACAATCTGACGCTCGAGGAATTCGCATCCTGGCAGCGCGCCGTCGACCGTTCCGGCATGCAGGGCCTGCGGGTCACGCGTATCCAGCATTATCGCGACCTCTACGAACGCCAGCTGAAATACTGACCACCGCACTTCCCGGGAACCTTTCGTCGGCTGAAGACCTGTTCCTCCACTACCCCGCCCGCTGCGGGGAACCGTATCTTCCGGGCATCCGTTGTCGATGCACCGGAAGCGGGGAAACAGGAGGAATATATGCTGGGTTGGATTATCGCTCTCATCGTAGGTGGCGTCGCCGGTTGGCTCGCCAGCATGGTGATGAATCGTGATGCCTCTATGGGCATCTTCTGGAATATCGTCGTCGGCTGCGTCGGCTCGCTCATCGGCAACGCGATTGCCGGTCCGCTGCTCGGCATCGGCGGCAGCGTGCAGGAATTCTCGCTTACGGGTCTCATCATCGCCTTCGTGGGCGCGGTGGTGCTGCTCGCGATCGTGAACCTGATCCAGCGTGGTCGCGTCCGGTAAGGACACGGATCTGTTTGGTACCCGAAGGGCGGGAGGTTTCGGCTTCCCGCCCTTTTTCGTTCCGGTCCGATATTCGCTGGTCCGGCGCAATCCGCCGCCCGTCGACCGCGCATTGCCTGCCCGGTGACGCGCGTGTAGGAGATGCTTGCGAAAGGTGACATAGCCGCGTAATACACCTGTTCGCAAGAAGGGCAGACGATGAATTACGAAACGCCGGTTCACGCCGAAACGGCCAAGCCTCTCGGGGAATCCACCTACGATACGGTCGATCCGGACGCCCGGGGCGGGCGGCGCCGGCTCTATGTCATCGGCGCGGTAATCGCGATCCTTATCGCGGGCGCGATCGCGTTCGCCTACATGACCGGTGGCGGCGAAACCGCGACACCGGCCGGCGGCGATTCCGAGCAGGCCCCGACGATCAGCGTCATCACGCCCGGTCGCGCGACGATCGAAGGCACCATCACGGCCACCGGCACCCTTGCCGCCCGTCGGTCGGTGCCTGTGGGCGTCGTCGGCGAGGGCGGCCGCGTCGTCTCGGTCACCGCGGACGCCGGTGACTGGGTGGAAGCGGGGCAGGTGCTCGTGTCCATCGACCGCGCCGTCCAGAACCAGCAGGCATCGGCCGCCACCGCGCAGATCGAAGTCGCGCGTGCGGACGCGAACCTGGCGCAGTCCAATCTCGACCGCGCGCTGCAGCTCGTCGATCGCGGCTTCATTTCCACGGCGGACGTGGACCGCCTGACCGCGACGCGCGATGCCGCGGTCGCCCGCGTCCGCGTGGCGCAGGCGCAGGCGAGCGAACTGCGCGAACGCAATGCCCGCCTGAACGTGGTCGCCCCGACATCGGGTTACGTGCTGGAGCGCATGGTCGAACCCGGGCAGGTCGTCTCCGCCGGGTCCGGTGCGCTGTTCACCATCGCACGCGGAGGCGAGATGGAACTGAACGCGCAGATCAGCGAAACCGATCTCGCCAGGCTGTCCGTCGGTGTTGAGGCTACCGTCCAGCCGGCCGGCACCGACGAGGCCTTTACCGGCCAGATCTGGCAGCTGGCGCCGGTCATCGACGAACAGTCGCGCCAGGGCGTCGCCCGCATCGCGCTGTCCTACGCCCCCGAACTGCGGCCCGGCGGCTTCGCCACCGCCCGCATCCAGAGCGGGACGGTCGTCGCGCCCCGGCTGCCCGAATCCGCCATCCTCTCGGACGACGAAGGCAGCTTCGTCTATGTCGTCGATAGCGAGAACAAGGCCCGTCGCCGCGCGGTCACCACCGGTCTGGTGACGCAGGAAGGCGTCGCGATCACCACCGGCCTCACCGGGACAGAGCGCGTGGTCTTGCGGGCGGGCGGCTTCCTGACCGACGGCGAAACCGTCAATCCGCAGAAAGCGGAGAACTGATTCCTCATGGATTTCAGCCAGATTTCCGCATGGTCGATACGCAATCCGGTCATACCGCTGGTCTTCTTCACGGCGCTGCTGCTGGCGGGGCTGCTGAGCTTCGCGCGGATGGACGTCGTGAACAATCCGGACATCGAGTTCCCGGCGGTTAACGTCTCGATCTCGCAGCCCGGTGCCGCGCCCACGGAAATCGAGAACCAGATCACCCAACGCGTCGAATCCGCGGTGCGCTCGATCAACGGCGTGAAGACGATCAATTCGACCGCCAGCGAAGGCAATTCGAACACCTTCATCGAGTTCGAGATCGGCATCGACCCGAACGATGCGGTGTCCGAAGTGAAGAACGCCGTCGACACGATTCGCGGCAGCCTGCCCGACGGCATTCTGGAGCCGCGCGTCACCAAGGAGGAAATCGCCGGCGGTTTCCTCGGGGTCTATGCCGTCGAGGCGGACGACATGACGATCGAGCAGCTCAGCTGGTTCATCGACGATACCATCGCCAAGCAGCTCCTCGCGATCGAGGGCATGGCCGAAGTCAGCCGGTTCGCAGGCGTCGACCGCGAAATCGAGGTCATCCTCGACCTGCCCAAGATGCAGGCCTTCGGCGTCACGGCCAGCCAGATCAACGCCGTCCTGCGCCAGACAAACGTCGACGCCGCGGGCGGCGCCACGGAAGTCGGCGGGACGCGCCAGTCGGTCCGCGTCCTCGGCAGCACGGAAACCGCCTACGAACTGTCCCAGCGGCAGATCCAGCTCGGCAACGGCAATACGGTCAAGCTGGCCGATGTCGCGACCGTGCGCGACGGCTACAGCGAGCGTACCTCGATCAGCAAGGTGCGCGACAAGGAAGTCGTCAACTTCGCCATCTCCCGCGCCAAGGGCGCGTCCGACGTCACCGTCTATTACGAGGCGATGGAGGTTATGGAGCAGATCGAGGCGGACAATCCGGGCATCACCTTCATCCCGCTGTTCAACACGGTCAAATACACCGAGGAACAGTACGAAACCTCCATGGCCGCGATGATCGAGGGCGCAATCCTGGCCGTCATCGTCGTGTTCTTCTTCCTGCGCGATTGGCGCGCCACCGCCATTTCCGCGATCGCCATTCCGCTGTCCGCGATCCCGACCTTCTGGTTCATGGACTTGCTGGGGTTCAATTTGAACCAGCTGTCATTGCTGGCCTTGGCGCTGGTGGCGGGGGTGCTGGTCGACGATGCGATCGTGGAGATCGAGAACATCGTCAGGCACATGCGAATGGGCAAGTCCGCCTATCAAGCGTCCATCGATGCGGCGGACGAGATCGGCCTGCCGGTCGTCGCCACCAGTTTCTGCATCGTCGCGGTGTTCCTGCCGGTGGGCCTGATGCCGGGCATTTCCGGGCAGTTCTTCAAGAATTTCGGCATTACCGTGGTCATCGCGGTGCTGATGTCGCTGGCCGTCGCGCGGATGATCACGCCGATGCTCGCGGCCTATTTCCTGAAGGCCAAGGGCCATGCCTCGCATGGCGAAGGGCCGATGATGGACCGGTACATGGGCGTGCTCGGCTGGTCGCTCGATCGCGGCAAGATGTACGCCCGCCGCAAGGGGCTGGATGCCCCGCGGAACCGGTTCCTTTACGGGCTATCCTTCACCGCGGTGGTCATCGCCCTGATCATCCTGCCGATGCTGGTGTCCTTCGGCCTGCCCGGCGACGACCAGAACCCGGGCATCCCGGGCGCCTTGCAGGCGATCCAGTCCCTTTCCGTGCCCGAACAGGTCGCGGGCGCGATCGGGGGCGCTCCGGACAGCTGGCTGCACGGCTTCTTCCTCAAGACCTTCGAGTTCCTGGAATTCGGTGCGACCATTCTCGTCGCCTTCCTCGCCGGGCTCGTCTTTCTGAAACTGATCGGACTGCTGTTCGGGCGGATGGACGCCTGGCGCTGGCTGGAAGCGCGTTTCTACGACCACCGGGCATGGATGCTCATGGTGGGCTATTTCGCGCTGCTGCTGACCGTGCTGCTCTTCATGAGCGTGCCGCCGCAGTTCCAGCCGACCATCAACGACGACAACAGCCGGGTCGAGATCGAGATGGTGCCCGGCACCACGCTGGAGACGACCGAGCGCGTTGCCGACCGCGTGGCCGCGATCCTCTACGAACAGCCCGAGGTGGAGCGCGCGCTGGAGCGGGTGCGCGAAGGCGCGGCCACCATCTTCGTGACGCTGAAGGCGGATCGCGAAAAGACCTCGATCGAATTCGAACGCGACCTCGCCCCTACGCTGGCGCAGATCCCGGACGCGCGGGTGCGCTTCCAGTCCCAGTCGGGCGGGTTCGGCAGCGGCCGCGACATGACCGTGATGCTGGCCGGGTCCGACCCCGAACTGCTGGAAGAAACCGCCGCGACGCTGGTCGAGCAGATGCGGGGAATCGACATGCTGGTCGCTCCGCGCATCAGCGCGGACGTGAACCGGCCGGAAATCATCATCGAGCCGCGCGCGGACCTTGCGGCGGAACTGGGTGTCACCACCGCGGCGCTCAGCCAGACGATCCGCATCGCGACGCTGGGCGAGATCGAGCAGAACGCGGCCAAGTTCTCGCTTTCGGACCGCCAGATCCCGATCCGCGTCAAACTGCCGGAGCAGTCGCGCGAGGACCTGACGACGATCGAGAACCTGCCCGTCCCCACGGCGAGCGGTGGCTCGGTGCCACTCGCGCGCGTCGCGGAAATCAGCTTCGGGTCCGGCCCGACCTCGATCCAGCGCTACAACCAGAACCGGCGCGTGCTCGTCGGTGCGGACCTTGCATCGGGCGTGGTGAAGGGCGAGGCGCAGCAGCGGATCGACCAGCTGCCGATCCTGCAGGACCTGCCGCAGGGCGTCATTCGCGATGTCGTGGGCGAAGACGAATGGCAGCAGGAACTGATGAACAGCCTGACTGTCGCGATCCTGTCGGGCATCCTGCTGGTCTTCGCCGTGCTCGTCCTGCTCTACAAACGCCTGATGAGCCCGCTGGTAAACATGACCTCGCTGGCGCTCGCGCCGCTCGGTGGCATCTTCCTGGTCTGGCTGGTCGGCCAGCCGCAGTCGATGCCGGTCTATATCGGCGTCCTGCTGCTCTTGGGCATCGTGTCGAAGAACTCGATCCTGCTGATTGACTTCGCGATCGTCGAGATGGAGAAGGGTACCCGCAAGTTCGACGCCATCATGGACGCAGGCCACAAGCGTGCGCAGCCGATCGTGATGACGACGGTCGCGATGACCGCGGGGATGGTCCCGATCGCCCTGTCCGGCGTCCTGGGTTCCGGCGACGGCGCCTGGCGCGCGCCCATGGGCACCATGGTGATCGGCGGCCTGATCATGTCGACGCTGCTGACCTTGCTGATCGTCCCGGCCGGCTTCAGCCTGGCGGACGGCATCGAGAAGCGGCTTGGTCCGTGGCTGCGCACCCGCATGCTGACCTACCGTCCGGGAGACGGCGGAAAGCATGATGGTCCGTCCGGCACCTCGGATGAGCAGGGCGGCGCGGCCGTGCCCGCAGCGCGGCGGGACGATCCGGGGCCGCATCCCGCCGAGTGACCCGAACCGCGCAACAGGTTTCCGCCTTCGGCGGTGCCCCGCTTCCGCCTGACCGCGCGCGGCGCATGCGCATCGCCGCCACGCTCATGCTGGTGGCGATGGCCGTGCTGTTCTTCGGCTCCCGCCCCTTTCTGGAAGCACACCCGGCTGTCGGCTATCTCCACGCCTTTGCCGAGGCTGCCATGGTCGGTGGGCTGGCGGACTGGTTCGCGGTCACGGCGCTGTTCCGGCACCCTCTCGGGCTGCCGATCCCCCACACCGCGATTATCCCGGAAAACAAGGACCGCATCGCCGACACGATGGCGCAGTTCCTGCGCGAAAACTTCCTGACGCCAGCGGTCGTAGCGCGCCGGATGCAGGCGATGAATGTCGCGGGCGCCGCGGGGGAGTTCCTGTCCCAGCCGCAATCGGGGGCTGGTACGCGGATCGGGGAAGGGGCGGCCGAACTGATGGCCGGCGTGCTGGAAGCCCTCGATCCGGAACGGCTCGGCGGGCAGGTGCGTGCCGGGCTCAAGACGCAGCTCGCCCGGCTCGAGATCGCACCTTTGCTCGGCCAGATGCTGGAAGCGGCGATCGCGGACAAGCGGCACCTGCCGCTGATCGATGGTTTCGTGCGCTGGGCGGGCCTGACGCTCGAGGATAACGAGCAGATGGTCCGCGACATGATCCACGCACGCGCCAACGCCCTGCTGCGCTTCACCGGGCTCGACGAGCGGCTGGCGAATTCCGTTCTCGACGGGCTCTACAAGCTTCTCGCCGAAGTGCTGGTGGACAAGGACCACCCCTTGCGAAACAAGATTGAGGAAGGGCTCGAAAGCATCGCCCGCGACCTGCAGCACGACCCGGCGACGCGGGAAAAGGTCGAGCGGATGAAGCGCGAGCTGCTGGAAAACCCGGCGGTGGCGGACTGGTGGCAGGGCGTGTGGGAGCGGCTGCGCCTCGGCCTCATCGACCTCGCGCGTCGCCCGGATGACCTTATGGGCGGCCAGATCGGCGAAATGGTACGCGAACTCGGCCTCGCCCTCTCGGGCGACCCGCGCATGCAGCGCCAGGTCAACCGCTTCGCCCGCCGCACCGCCGTCGGCGTCACCTCACGCTATGGGGGACAGATCGTGCGGCTGGTGTCCGAGACGGTGCGCCGCTGGGACGCGAGAACGATAACCGACCGCGTCGAGAACGCCGTCGGCCGCGACCTCCAGTTCATCCGCATCAACGGCACGCTTGTCGGCGGCCTTGTCGGCATGACCCTGCACCTGATCGACCGGCTGGTGTGGGGGTAGTGATTGCACGCCTGATCAATTGGGAATCGTGAAGAAAACCGCACCTTGGAAGATCGATTCTATGGGAGTTCCCTCAGCGTTTAGCGCGGGAATCAATTCGGCCCTTTCCAACAACCGGTCGCAAACGATCCGATCGAACTCCTCGGGACGGGTCGAACGCTGAATATTGCAACTAGTCGGTTTGCCCTCCTCGTCGACATTCAGCCTAAAATAAATCAGCCCTTGCATTCCTTTTCGGATCAGGTCGGTGGGGTAGTCGCTATCTCGAACCCAGCCGAGACTGTCACCTTTAATCAAGACACGACGGGTCAGCGATCGATGGGCTTGGATATCAATACCCCACGTCGATATGAGATCATCGGTGCACTTCCTCATCGCCTTCATAGGCTCGCCAAGAGAACCGGTTTCAAGTACCACGCGACCACGACGTTTTGATTCAATGGCGACAAATTCTACCGCCGCTTCGTATTGCGGCGAAATTTGTTGGCCAAACAGGTCGAAGGGATTGCTCGGTTCCAGATCAGCGTCTGTTTTGGCGGTCTTGGCATCGCGGCTTTCCGGGTCTTCGACCTCGTCCAAGGTAGATCTGGAAATCATGAGTGCCGGTGAGAACCGGCCTAAATCGGCCTCGATGACATCTTCTTCTCGCAGCTCACCGCTTTCACCGAATTGTATTCTGACATCAGAGCGAGCGAATTTCTCGAATGGTGCGCCCGCGACTACGATGGAAAAGTTGTCTCCAGGTTGGTATCGTTCGAGATAAAATAAAACCTTCTCATCACCCTCGCCAAACATCCGCGCGAGACGGCAGGCCCCCTCGGCGTAGTCCAAAGCCCACTCGGAAGACGGCTCCATATGTTTTTCCGTCTTAGCATTGGCGAGTGCGGAAAAAGAAACGGCGGCACCCATAGATACCGCCGTCGCAATAAGTCTGTATAAATAGATCATCCGACAAGATTACGCGTCGGAGTTGCGGTATTCAAGTTGTCAGAGCTTCTCCGTCAGCTCCGGGACCGCCTTGTAGAGGTCCGCGACCAGGCCGATGTCGGCGACCTGGAAGATCGGGGCGTCCTCGTCCTTGTTGATGGCGATGATGGTCTTGGAATCCTTCATGCCGGCGAGGTGCTGGATCGCGCCGGAAATGCCGATGGCGATGTAGACTTCCGGGGCGACGATCTTGCCCGTCTGGCCGACCTGGTAGTCGTTGGGGACGTAGCCCGCATCGACTGCGGCGCGACTGGCACCGACACCGGCATTCAGCTTGTCCGCCAGCGGGTTGATGATCTGTTCGAAGGTCTCGCCATCCTTGAGCGCGCGGCCGCCGGAGACGATGATCTTGGCGCTGGTCAGTTCGGGGCGGTCGCTTTCCGCGAGTTCCTGGCTGACGAAGCTGGACGTGCCGGCATCGCCGGGGCCCGAGACGTCCTCCACCGATGCGGAGCCGCCTTCCGCTTCCGCCTTGTCGAAGGCGGTGCCGCGCACCGTGACGACCAGCTTGGCATCCGAGGATTCCACGGTCGCGATGGCGTTTCCGGCATAGATCGGGCGAGTGAAGGTCTTGTCGCCTTCCACCGAGAGGATGTCGGAAATCTGCATCACGTCGAGCAGGGCGGCGACGCGCGGGGCGATGTTCTTGCCCGTGGTCGTGGCCGGCGCGACGAGCGCGTCGTAGCCTTCCATCACCTTGGCCACCAGCGGGGCGACGTTTTCGGGCAGCTGGTGCCCGTAGGCGGCATCGTCCGCCTTCAGTACCTTGCCAACGCCTGCGATCTTGGCTGCGGCGTCCGCGGCGGCGCCGCAGTTCTCGCCCGCGACCAGCGCGTCGACATCGCCGAGCTTGCCGGCAGCGGTCACCGCCGCCAGCGTCGCGTCGGCGACGGTTTCGTTGTCGTGTTCGACCAGAACGAGTGTCTTCATCGGTTCATTCCTTCATGCCGGGCCGCCTGCGGGCGATCCCCGTGATCCAAATGCTGGCTCAGACGATGCCGAGCGCCTTCATCTTGGCGACGAGCGCATCGACGTCCTCGACCTTTTCGCCGGCCTGCCGCACGGGCGGTTCGGCGACCTTTGTGGTGGTGAGGCGCGGCGCGATGTCGACGCCGTAATCGGACGGCGCCTTGGTATCGAGCGGCTTCTTCTTCGCCTTCATGATGTTGGGCAGCGAAGCGTAGCGCGGCTCGTTCAGGCGCAGGTCGGTGGTGACGATGGCCGGCATGGTCAGCTTGACCGTTTCCAGGCCGCCGTCGATCTCGCGCTTCACGGTGACGCTGTCGCCGTCGATCTCGACCTTGTTAGCAAAGGTGCCCTGCGGGCGCTCCATCAGCGCGGCCAGCATCTGGCCGGTCTGGTTGCTGTCGTCCGAAATCGACTGCTTGCCCAGCATTACGATGCCGGGCTGTTCCTCGTCCGCGATGGCCTTCAGGATCTTGGCGACGGCCAGAGGCTCGACCTCTTCGTCCGTCTCCACCAGGATCGCCCTGTCCGCACCCATGGCGAGCGCCGTGCGCAGCGTTTCCTGCGCCTTGGCCGGGCCGATGCTGACGGCGATGATTTCTTCCGCCTTGCCGGCTTCCTTGATCCGGATGGCTTCCTCGACCGCGATCTCGTCGAACGGGTTCATGCTCATCTTGACGTTGGCAAGGTCCACGCCGGTGCCGTCGGCCTTGACGCGCGGCTTGACGTTGTAATCGATCACCCGCTTCACGGGCACGAGGATTTTCATGGGGCGAAAGTCCTTTCTTCAGGGCAAAAATCGGCGCGAAGCTGCGCCTTTCTAAACGAATGCGTGGGGCAGACATTGCGTTCCGAACGGCGCAGGTCAAGCCTTCCGCGAGGCGTGGCGGGAGCAAACGCGCGTGCCGTAGCGTTAGGTGATCGGATCGGGGGCGCTGTCCCCGCAACAGGGGTGCGCAAACCATGTCCGAGAACCCGAAAACAGTCGGCGAAATCCTCGATGCGCTGGAGGAAAAGGCCGGAAGCGAGGACGAGGTTTCGATCGGCGACGTGGTCGAAACCTTCGGCAACAGGTCCTACGGGCCTTTCCTGCTCGTCCCGGCACTGATCGGGGTCTCGCCCGTCGGCGGCATACCCGGGGTTCCCACCATCCTGGCGATCATCGTCGGCCTGTTCGCGGTCCAGATGGTGTTCGGCCGGCGGAAGCTCTGGCTGCCGGCCGTGCTGAAGGATCGCGCGGTGGACGGCGAGAAGCTGGCCGGTGCGGCGGACAAGATGCGCGGCGTGGGCAAATGGCTCGACAAGGTGTTTCGCGAACGGATCGAATGGGTCACGGCGGACCCGGCGCCGCGGATCGCCGCCATCATCGTGACCCTGATCTGCGTGTCCGTGCCGCCGCTCGAACTGCTGCCCTTCGCAGTTTTCGCCCCGATGACCGTCGTCGCCGCATTCGGCCTCGCATTGCTGGTGCGTGACGGGCTGCTGATGCTGATCGCCTTCGTCGGCAGCGCCGCCGTGTTCGTGCTGGCGGCTTACTCCCTGCTGGGCGGCAGCGGAGGTGGGGGCGGCTGAGGCCGGACACGAAAAAGGGGCGAAACCTCGCGGCCCCGCCCCCTTTTAAAATGTCCCTGACGGGTCAGGCCGCTTTCTTGACC
This genomic interval from Qipengyuania sp. JC766 contains the following:
- a CDS encoding efflux RND transporter permease subunit, producing the protein MDFSQISAWSIRNPVIPLVFFTALLLAGLLSFARMDVVNNPDIEFPAVNVSISQPGAAPTEIENQITQRVESAVRSINGVKTINSTASEGNSNTFIEFEIGIDPNDAVSEVKNAVDTIRGSLPDGILEPRVTKEEIAGGFLGVYAVEADDMTIEQLSWFIDDTIAKQLLAIEGMAEVSRFAGVDREIEVILDLPKMQAFGVTASQINAVLRQTNVDAAGGATEVGGTRQSVRVLGSTETAYELSQRQIQLGNGNTVKLADVATVRDGYSERTSISKVRDKEVVNFAISRAKGASDVTVYYEAMEVMEQIEADNPGITFIPLFNTVKYTEEQYETSMAAMIEGAILAVIVVFFFLRDWRATAISAIAIPLSAIPTFWFMDLLGFNLNQLSLLALALVAGVLVDDAIVEIENIVRHMRMGKSAYQASIDAADEIGLPVVATSFCIVAVFLPVGLMPGISGQFFKNFGITVVIAVLMSLAVARMITPMLAAYFLKAKGHASHGEGPMMDRYMGVLGWSLDRGKMYARRKGLDAPRNRFLYGLSFTAVVIALIILPMLVSFGLPGDDQNPGIPGALQAIQSLSVPEQVAGAIGGAPDSWLHGFFLKTFEFLEFGATILVAFLAGLVFLKLIGLLFGRMDAWRWLEARFYDHRAWMLMVGYFALLLTVLLFMSVPPQFQPTINDDNSRVEIEMVPGTTLETTERVADRVAAILYEQPEVERALERVREGAATIFVTLKADREKTSIEFERDLAPTLAQIPDARVRFQSQSGGFGSGRDMTVMLAGSDPELLEETAATLVEQMRGIDMLVAPRISADVNRPEIIIEPRADLAAELGVTTAALSQTIRIATLGEIEQNAAKFSLSDRQIPIRVKLPEQSREDLTTIENLPVPTASGGSVPLARVAEISFGSGPTSIQRYNQNRRVLVGADLASGVVKGEAQQRIDQLPILQDLPQGVIRDVVGEDEWQQELMNSLTVAILSGILLVFAVLVLLYKRLMSPLVNMTSLALAPLGGIFLVWLVGQPQSMPVYIGVLLLLGIVSKNSILLIDFAIVEMEKGTRKFDAIMDAGHKRAQPIVMTTVAMTAGMVPIALSGVLGSGDGAWRAPMGTMVIGGLIMSTLLTLLIVPAGFSLADGIEKRLGPWLRTRMLTYRPGDGGKHDGPSGTSDEQGGAAVPAARRDDPGPHPAE
- a CDS encoding DUF445 domain-containing protein; the encoded protein is MRIAATLMLVAMAVLFFGSRPFLEAHPAVGYLHAFAEAAMVGGLADWFAVTALFRHPLGLPIPHTAIIPENKDRIADTMAQFLRENFLTPAVVARRMQAMNVAGAAGEFLSQPQSGAGTRIGEGAAELMAGVLEALDPERLGGQVRAGLKTQLARLEIAPLLGQMLEAAIADKRHLPLIDGFVRWAGLTLEDNEQMVRDMIHARANALLRFTGLDERLANSVLDGLYKLLAEVLVDKDHPLRNKIEEGLESIARDLQHDPATREKVERMKRELLENPAVADWWQGVWERLRLGLIDLARRPDDLMGGQIGEMVRELGLALSGDPRMQRQVNRFARRTAVGVTSRYGGQIVRLVSETVRRWDARTITDRVENAVGRDLQFIRINGTLVGGLVGMTLHLIDRLVWG
- a CDS encoding energy transducer TonB, coding for MIYLYRLIATAVSMGAAVSFSALANAKTEKHMEPSSEWALDYAEGACRLARMFGEGDEKVLFYLERYQPGDNFSIVVAGAPFEKFARSDVRIQFGESGELREEDVIEADLGRFSPALMISRSTLDEVEDPESRDAKTAKTDADLEPSNPFDLFGQQISPQYEAAVEFVAIESKRRGRVVLETGSLGEPMKAMRKCTDDLISTWGIDIQAHRSLTRRVLIKGDSLGWVRDSDYPTDLIRKGMQGLIYFRLNVDEEGKPTSCNIQRSTRPEEFDRIVCDRLLERAELIPALNAEGTPIESIFQGAVFFTIPN
- a CDS encoding electron transfer flavoprotein subunit alpha/FixB family protein; amino-acid sequence: MKTLVLVEHDNETVADATLAAVTAAGKLGDVDALVAGENCGAAADAAAKIAGVGKVLKADDAAYGHQLPENVAPLVAKVMEGYDALVAPATTTGKNIAPRVAALLDVMQISDILSVEGDKTFTRPIYAGNAIATVESSDAKLVVTVRGTAFDKAEAEGGSASVEDVSGPGDAGTSSFVSQELAESDRPELTSAKIIVSGGRALKDGETFEQIINPLADKLNAGVGASRAAVDAGYVPNDYQVGQTGKIVAPEVYIAIGISGAIQHLAGMKDSKTIIAINKDEDAPIFQVADIGLVADLYKAVPELTEKL